The DNA sequence CCATGGCCACCCAGGACCTCACTGCCGACACCTTCGAGCAGACCATCACCGACAACGACATCGTCTTCGTCGACTTCTGGGCCGATTGGTGCGGCCCGTGCAAGCAGTTCGCGCCCACCTACCAGTCCGTGGCCGAGCAGAACCCGGACGTCGTGTTCGGCAAGGTGGACACCGAGGCGGAGCAGCAGCTCGCCGCGGCCGCGCAGATCTCGTCGATCCCCATGCTCATGGCGTTCCGCGAGGGCCAGCTCGTGTTCGCCCAGCCGGGCGCGCTGCCCAAGCAGGCCTTCGAGCAGCTCGTCCAGCAGGTCAAGGACCTCGACATGGAGCAGGTCCGGGCCCAGATGGCCCAGGAGGGCTGAGCCGGCCGGGGCGCCGGCCCGATCATGCAGCACCGCAGACGAGGCGGGGCGCCGGAGACGGCGCCCCGCCTCTTCGCACGCCCGCCCCGTCGTGCGTCGGTCCCGCCTTCGCTGTGCACCGCGCAGTGCGCGTTTCCCCGGCGGGCCTTGCCGACCACCGCGTGCTCCGGGTTATGTAGTGGGCAGTGAGTGTTGGTGCTGTCAACCGATAGGGGAGCACGATGGCAGAGCAGAACGCGGCCCAGGAGTCCACACCTGGGGCCACGGCGACGCACGACGTCAAGCCGCGCAGCCGCGACGTCACCGACGGGCTGGAGAAGACGGCCGCCCGCGGCATGCTCCGCGCCGTCGGCATGGGCGACGAGGATTGGGGCAAGTCGCAGGTGGGCGTCGGCTCGTCGTGGAACGAGATCACCCCGTGCAACCTGTCGCTGGACAGGCTGGCCCAGGCCGTCAAGGACGGGGTGCACGCGGCCGGCGGATATCCGCTGGAGTTCGGCACCATCTCGGTGTCCGACGGCATCTCCATGGGCCACGAGGGCATGCACTTCTCGCTGGTCTCGCGCGAGGTCATCGCGGACAGCGTCGAAACGGTCATGAACGCCGAGCGGCTCGACGGCTCCGTGCTGCTCGCCGGGTGCGACAAGTCGCTGCCGGGCATGCTCATGGCCGCCGCCCGACTGGACCTGGCGAACGTCTTCCTCTACGCCGGCTCCACCCTGCCCGGGGTGGCCAAGCTGTCCGACGGCAGCGAGCGCGAGGTCACCATCATCGACGCGTTCGAGGCGGTGGGCGCCTGCTCGCGCGGCCTGATGAGCCGCGCCGACGTCGACACCATCGAGCGCACCTTCTGCCCCGGCGAGGGCGCGTGCGGCGGGATGTACACCGCGAACACGATGGCGTGCGTGTCCGAGGCCCTGGGCATGTCACTGCCGGGCAGCGCCGCCCCGCCCGCATCCGACCGCCGCCGCGACGGGTACGCACGCCGCAGCGGCGAGGCGGTCGTCCGGCTCATCGCGGACGGCATCACCGCGCGCGACATCATGACCAAGGAGGCCTTCGAGAACGCCATCGCGGTGGTCATGGCCTACGGCGGGTCCACCAACGCGGTGCTGCACCTGCTGGCCATCGCGAACGAGGCCGAGGTGGAGCTCACCCTCGACGACTTCGTGCGGGTGGGGGCGCGGGTGCCGCACCTGGCCGACGTCAAGCCCTTCGGCAAGCACGTCATGCTCGATGTGGACCGCGAGGGCGGCGTCCCCGTGCTCATGAAGGCGCTGCTCGACGCGGGCCTGCTGCACGGCGACTGCCTCACCGTCACCGGCCGGACCGTCGCCGAGAACCTCGCGGACATCAACCCGCCGGACCCCGATGGCCAGGTGCTGCGCGCCCTCGACGACCCCATCCACCCCTCCGGCGGTCTGACCATCCTCAAGGGCACCCTCGCCCCGGGCGGTGCCGTGGTGAAATCGGCGGGTTTCGACGATTCGGTGATACGCGGAACGGCGCGCGTGTTCGACCGTGAGCGGGCCGCCTTGGACGCCCTCGAGGACGGCACGATCCAGGCGGGCGACGCGGTGGTGATCCGCTACGAGGGCCCCAAGGGCGGGCCCGGCATGCGCGAGATGCTCGCGATCACCGCGGCCATCAAGGGCGCCGGGCTGGGCAAGGACGTGCTGCTGCTCACCGACGGCCGGTTCTCCGGGGGCACCACCGGCCTGTGCGTAGGCCACGTGGCGCCCGAGGCCGTCGACGCCGGACCCATCGCCTTCATCCGCGACGGCGACCGGATCACGCTCGACGTCTCCGGCGGCACCCTCGACCTGGAGGTCGACGATGCCGAGATGGCCCGCCGGCAGGAAGGCTGGCAGCCCCTTCCCCCGCGGTACACCCGCGGGGTGCTGGCCAAATACGCGAAGCTCGTGCAATCGGCCTCCGTGGGCGCTGTCTGCGGGTAGCGGGAGGCGGTGGAGCCGGGGCCTGTTGTGTGCCGCGCGCCTGTTGCCGCGACACGCCGGGACGATGCGCGCGCGGTGGGATGAGGGGCGCGCGGTGGGATGGGGGGGCACGCGGGCGCGGGCCCGCCCGCTACGAGCCCAGGGAGCGCAGGGTCTTCTTGGCCTCGGCCAGCTCGCGCGCGAGCTCCTCGACCCGCCGTTCCGCCTGCGCCCGCGCCGACACCAGCACGGCGTCCACCGCCTTCGACGCCGCCGGAACCCCCAGCGCATCGACCGCCTGCACCACGGACTCGGCACGCACCGGAACCGGCTTGCCGGACCGTGCGCCGCCGCCGACCACGGTGACCGCCCACTCGTGCGGAGCGCCCGAGGCGGCGCCTTCGATGGTCACGGTCACCGACGCGGGCCCGCGGCCGCGCGGCCTGCGCCGGGGCTCCGCCGCAGCGGGGGCCTTCGCCCGGCCGGACCCCGCCGGCGCGGACGGCTCCCGCTCCGGCGCAGAGGATTTCGCCGGGGCCGCTGTTCTCGCCGGCGCAGCGGGTGTGGCCGGCGCGGTGGCCGCCTTCTTCGCCGGGGCCCGTTGCGCGGGCGCCTTCTTCGCCGGGGCCCGTTGCGCGGGCGCCTTCTTCGCCGGGGCCGCAGGCGCTGTGCGCGTCATGCGGAGCTCGTCGGCCTCGTAGGGCAGCTCGTCGTCTATCCGGCGCGGCTTGACGGTCACGGTCTTGCCGTCGATCGATTGCACCTTGGCCGAGGCGCCGGCCGGTACGTCGAGGCTGGGAATGGGGTCCCGCAGATACACCGTCGGCCTCTTGCCGTCCGCCAACGCCGCACGAAGCGCGTCGAGGTCGCCGTCGGTGAGCGAGGCCGCCGCGGTGGCGGCCGAGCGCGTTGCCATTGTGCCTGTTCCTTCCGATGCCGGGGTCGGTGCCGGTGCCCGCGATATGCGGCGTCCGTCTCCGTGGTGCAGCCCGAGCCATGATAGGCATCCGAAGCGACATCCTCGTCCGCCGCAGGCGGTCATCGACGGTGGTCGGCCGAAATCGGCGTGGCCTCGGCGATAGGATCGAACGGCCCGGAGCCGAATGGACCGACAGCGCGGAAGGGAACGCAGTGGCACGTCAACAAGGCCCTTCGCGGTCCGGCGATGCATCAGGCCCGCCCGGGCCGGCCCCCGACGCGCCTGCGTCCGGTATGCCCGATCCCGACGAGCCCGCCGGGTCCGACAGCAGCCGCGCCCTGTCGCGTGAGGCCGCCCGCGCCCGCGCCCGCGCCGCCGAATCGTTGGCGCCGCCCAGCGTCGTCGACGCCACCCGCAAGGCCATCGAGGTGTCGCTGCTGGGCGGCGAACGCAAGTACGACCGCTACGAGGTCGCCGAGTTGGCCGACGTGCCGGTGGAGCGCTGCACCGAGCTGTGGACCGCCATGGGCTTCGCGATCCCCTCCGACCCGGACGCCGCGAACTACACCGACTCCGACGTCGCCGCGCTGCGCGTGCTCAAGCGCCTCACCGACTCCGGCGTGCTCCGGTCCGACGTGATCGCGCCGATCTCCCGCGCCACCGGCCAGGCCATGTCCCGGCTCGCCGAGTGGCAGGTGTCGTTGGTGACCGAGTTCGTGCTCCACGCGCTGATGGAGAACCGTCGCTATCCGGGCAAATGGCCCGGTGCCCCCGCGTCCGATTCGGCACGCACCCCGGAGACGGACCCCGGAACGGAACCGTTCGACGAGGAGACCGTCACCTCCATCGTGGTGCAGACGGCGGATGCGCTCCTGCCGATGATCCGCGACTTGCAGGACCATGTGTGGCGGCGGCATCTGGCCGCCACCTCCGAGCGCATCCTGCTGCGCACCCGCGAGGGCGACGACAGCCGTCCGTTCGCCGTCGGCTTCGCCGACATGGTCGGCTACACGCACCTGACCCGGCGGATCGACATCACCGACCTGGCGGCGCTGCTGGACGAGTTCGAGTCGATCTGCGCACGGGTCATCGCCGAGCACCACGGGCGCATCATCAAGAACGTCGGCGACGAGGTCATGTTCACAGCCGACGACGCCGACACCGCCGCGCTCATCGGCGTCGCGCTCCAGGACGCCATCGGCGAGGCCCGTACGCTGCCGAAGATCCGCGTGGGCATGGCCTACGGCGACGTGCTGGTGCGCTACGGCGACGCCTACGGCGCCGTGGTGAACATCGCCGCCCGCCTCACCGGGGCGGCGCGGCCGGGCACCGTGCTGGTCGACGAGTCGCTGGCGCAGCAGCTCACCCCGCCGAACGGCCTGTCCACCCGCATGATCCGGCCGGTGAAGGTGCACGGATACTCACGGCTGCGCGCACGGCAACTGCGCAGGAAGACCCGGTGGGTGCGTTCCGACGGCGAGCGTTCCGCGCGCGGCGGCCGATCCGACGACGACAGCGACGAATGATCACCGGACAGTCGGCGGGTTGCCGCCGGATAGTCTCGGCGCATGACCCAACCTGTTGCTGTGGCCTCCGGGAGCATCGAGTGGTCGCTGGGGGTGGACGCCAAGGTCACTCTGCTGTGCGCAGGGTTGATCTTCCTGTGGGCGCTGGCCCTCGGGGTGTGGAAGTACCGGCAGATGGCCGTATCGCCCACCCACCTGGCCCACCCCTACGTCGACATCGCCCATCGCGCGGCACTGATGTACTCGTTCGCGACGTTGCTGCTGGCGGTGTTCGCCGAGCTCAGCGCATGGCCGACCGCGGTGAATCTCGTCGCCGCGCTGGTCGTCATCGCCTTCTTCGTGGCCGCGATCGGCAGCTACGTGGTCCACGGCGTCCTGCGGGACACCGACAACCAGTTCTCCCACCCCGTCCGCGGCACGCACGCGTTCATGCTGGCGCTCATCGTCGGCGAGATCGGCGGCACCGCAGTGCTGGTCGCGGGGTTCGTCGCCGACTGGGCGTGATCACGCGGCCGCCTCAGTCGCCGTCGGTCTCGAGCCCGCCCTTCTCCGTGATGGGCTGGTCGATCCGGGAGTTGTCGGCGACCTCGGTGATCACCCGGCGTGCCTCGTCGACGGTCGCGTCGTCCGGCGCCTTGAGCGTGGATTGCAGCAGCATGCCGACGCAGTGGGTGGAGCTGAGCTGGATGCTCGAGTAGTACTGGACGTACCGGTATTCGACACCGTCGATCTCGCGCGTGGATTCTCCGAGCTTGCGGTGGTCGCCCAGGCCGCTGCCGGCGTCGTCGATGGAGTCGAAGTCGATGGGGTCGCGCTGCGCCTTGAGCATCGATTCCACCTTGTCGCACGGGGTGATCTCGGTGAACTGCGCGGTGATGGCCGCGCCCTGCTGCGCCTGGGCGGCGAAGGTCGACCGCGCCGCGTCGTCGCCCGCGACCTTGCCGCCCAGTTCCTCCGGGATGCGCGAGCGGTCCAGCAGTGCGTAGGTGACGCCGCTCTGTCCGGTGGCCTCGGCCGGGTCCGACGGCAGGAAGTCGTTCTGATTGATCATGCTCCAGCCCTGCGGCACGAACATCTCGATCCGCTTGTCGGTGCCGAAGCCGAGGGGCCGGTACTCGCCGTCCGGCGCGGGCGCATCCCCGCCGGACCCGCAGCCCGCCAGCACCGCCGCGGCGAGGACACCACCTAGTGCGGCGACGCTCCGTTTCACGGCGATCCTTCCTGCAGGGGCTGCACCCGCGGGCCGGCCGTCGCGGACGCGCCGCACCGACCGCCCGGGCTCGGGTATCCAGGCTAGAACAGGGTGAGCTCTTCGTTCTCGGGGGCGGCGAACAACGCCGGCTGGTCGGGCTGGTCGATGCGCGCCGGGGCCACAGCCTCGGTGGTCTCGGGCTCGGGCAGGGCCGTCTCGGCGGTCTCGGGCTCGGGCGTCTCGGTGGACTCGGGCTCGGGCGCGGCCGCAGCGTCACCGAATCGATCCGCCCCGGGGGCGGGCGTCGCCACGATCTTGCCGTCACGCGCAGCCCGGGCCGCCTTGCCGGCCAGCGAATCCGCCATTTCGTTGAACTCGTTGCCCACGTGGCCGCGCACCCAGCGGAACCGCACCGGGCCCGGGCGTTCCGCGATGGCGGCGTCGATGGCCCGCACCAGCTCGACGTTCTTGACCGGGGTTCCGCCGGCGGTCTTCCATCCGCGGCGCTTCCATCCGGGCAGCCACTCGGTGGAACACTTGATGGCGTACTGCGAGTCCGACTCGATCATCAGCGGCTCATCACCGGGGTGTGCACTGATCGCCTCGAGGACCGCGCGCAACTCGGCGATCTGATTGGTGCCCTCCGCGGCCCCGCCGGAATGCGCACCGCCGCGATGGTCCACCCATGCCCAGCCGATGGCGCCACCAGGGTTCTTCAGGCAGGACCCGTCCGTGCTGACCATGATCACGCACCAGACCATACGTTCGCATCCCGCGTGTGGCCACCCCTCCACGCCGCAACCCTCCGCGACATGCATCACAGCGAGGCACACGCGTTTCGGTTCGACGACACCCTGCCGGGGTTCGCGCCCGAAGTTCGAGCGCGAAGCCAAGTGCCCCGCCCTCAAGAATGGCCGAGGCGCGGCCCGGTGACCCGGGCCGCGCCTCGGCATGCTGCGCAGAGAGCCGGCTACTGCGTGGTGACCACCCGCGTGCCGCCTGCCATCTCGTCGTGCTTGCCCTGCTTGGTGGGGCTGCTGTTGATCGTCACCGCGATGATGATGACGATGACGAGCATGGCGATGTCGATGATCCAACTGATGATCGTGCCGATGATCGGAATGATGCCGATGATCATCCCGATCGACCCGAGCACCACATAACCATTGCGGCGCAGCGACTCCTGTGTCGTCGGATTGCCACCGGACGCCCCCACCACTCTCAGGTGCAGGAGCTGCTTGCCCAGGGTCTGCCCCTTCGTCGTCTCGAACCACACGAAGTAGGCGGTCCATGCGAAGGCGAAGACGATCGCGATGATGGCGGAGACAACCCAGTAGCCGATGCCCGGGGAAGTGTTGTCGAGCAAGGCCTGCCCCACGCCGAATGCGGCACCGACGATCATCTGGACGATGAGCATCGGGATGCCGATGATCAGGCTGTCGATGATGCGCGCACCGAACCGCGGCGCCAGCCCGCCCGGCGTGCCGCCGCCGCTCATCTGGTTGGCGCCGGTGGGATAGGCCTGGTAGCCGCCGGCCGGCGGGGGCGGCGGATAGGCGTTGCCGTACCCGGACGGCGAACCGTAGTCCGGGGAACCGTAAGGCTGGGAACCGTATGGTTGGGCGCCGTAGTCCGGGGAGCCGTATTCGGGTGCACCGTACGGCGCGGCCCCGTACTGGCCGCCCCCGTATTGCCCGCCGTCGGCGCCGCCCGGGTCACGCGTCCCGTCGTCGCCTTCCGGCCGCTGGTCGCCGGGTCCTGTCGTCATCGGCAGCATCCTTCCGCAATGTGTCCCTCAGCACAGGGAGTTGCTGAGGACACTACCGGCAGCGCGGGGCCGATGCCATGGAGGACACACCGCGACGGTCCTGCTCACCCGCGCGGACGCAACCCCCGCAGCGTCCGCGAGCAGAGGACGCCCACCAGCAGTGCCGCCCCGAGCCCGGTCATCACCAGGCCGACGCGGTGGAATCCGGCGTCGTCGATGGCGCCGCCCATGCAGATCTCGATGATGACGGCCGCGATGTTGGCCGCGATGTACTGCAGCGTCCGGTACATTCCGAGCGCCACCCCCACCTCTTCCGTGGTGGTGACGGCGTTGACGATGTTCTGGTTGCCGATGTTGTTGAACGAGTTGGGTACGCCGAGGATCATGGCGATGCCAATGATGGCCGCGATCGTCACCGTCGAATCCGCCACCGTCGCCAGCAGCGCACCACCGACGACGAGGCCCACGGTGCCGATGAGCAGCGCCGGCCGCGGTCCGTGGTCGGTGTAGACGCGGGTGGCCGTGACGGTGGAGGCGATGCTCACGAGCGCCAGCGGCAGCATGATCAGCCCCGCGTGACCGGCGTCCATGCCTCGCCCGCCCTGCAGCCACTGCGGCAGCCCGAAGTACACCAGGTAGAAGGCGGTATAGGTGACGGTGGTGCGGCCGAGGGTCATCGCCAGCGGCCGGTTGCGGAGCATGGCGCGCACGTCGATGAAGGGTTCGGGCGCCCGCAGCTCCCGCCACACCAGCAGCCCGCCCGACACCAGCGCCACCGGCAGGAACGCCCACTGCGGCCGCTCCGCCAGCGACAGCAGGAACACCATCGTCGTGGTGATGCAGACGAGGAACAACGCCGTGCCGGGCAGGTCCATCCGGCGCAGTACGGCGCGCGCCCCGGGGTGCTCGCGGGGCACGTCCGGCGGGGCGACGCGCAACACCCACAGCCCGGTCAGCGCCGCCATCGGCAGGTTGACCCACATGATCGCCTGCCAGCCGAAGACGGTGGTGAGCAGCCCGCCCAGGGTGGGCCCCAATGCCACCATCGACTGCGAGCACACCGTGAGCACCGCGAGCGCCGTCCGCGTCTCCGCGCTCTTCTCCGCCGCCACCCGGCGCACGATCATCATGGCGGTGGGGTACTGCGTGGCGGTGCCGACGCCGAGCAGCGCCCGCGCCACGATCAGCCAGGTCAGCGAGGGGGCCAGCGCGCCGAACACCGACGACGCCGCGATGATCGCCAGCCCCGTCAGATACATCCTGCGGGGGCCGAACAGCGCGCCGAGCCTGCCGGCCGCCGGCGAGACCACCGCGGTGGCGATGTACATCCCGGAGATCACCCAGGCGGTGCCCTCGAAGGTGCCGAAGTCGTGGGCGATGGCGATGACGGCGACCGCGATCATCGACGAGTTCAGCGGCTGCAGCATCGAGCCGGTGCCGAGCCCCGTCGAAAGGGGCAGGGGCACCCGCGTGCGTTCCGGCGCCGTGGTGGCGCGCGAAGAGTTCCGCTTCATCACACTCCCAGGGCACCGATGCTGCGCAGGGTCAGCACTTCGCGGCGTGCGCGCGCCGCCCTGCGCGTGCCACGATCTCCACTATGACCCACGGTTCCCGCAGCGGATGGTCCGCCCCGTCGTCGCGGGGGCTCGGCACGCTGATCGTCATGGGCGTGTCGGGGTCGGGCAAGACGACGGTGGCCGCGCTGCTGGCCGAGCACCTGGGCCGGCCGATGCTGGAGGGCGACGACCTGCATTCGGACGATGCGGTGACGAAGATGGGTTCGGGGCACGCGCTCACCGACGCCGACCGGTGGCCGTGGCTGCGGCGGGTCCGCGCCTGGATCCTCGCCTCCGCCGCCGACGGCGCGCCCGGCGTGGTGGCCTGCTCCGCTCTCCGGCGCACCTATCGGGACCTGCTGCGCGGCGCGGACGGCGGGCGTGAGCCGGGGCCGGCCCCTGTGCTCTTCGTCCACCTGCACGTCGGCCGCGCGGAGCTGCACCGGCGACTCGAGGCACGCGAGGGGCACTACATGAAGGCCCCGATGCTCGACTCGCAGCTCGCCACGCTCGAGCCGCCGACCGCCGACGAGCCCGCGATCACCGTCGACGCCGCAGGCACTCCCGGGCGGATCGTCGACGAGATCCTCCGGCGGCTCGACGCGCGGTGACCGCCTGAGCGCACCAATCCCGTGGGCGCGCCGTCAGCCCGCGGGCGGCTCCCCAGCGCGCGGGCCGACTGGCCGCCCGGTCGCGAGCCGATCCGCCACCAGCGCGCCCGTCAACAGCCCACCCGCGAGCGGCGCGACTTCCAGCGAATCGGTCATCCGCAAAGCCCAGGTGAAACAGCCCGCGCGGCGCTGATCGGCCCGCGAGCTCTCCAAGCGCCCGCGAAGCGCAGACCGGCTCGCGCACGACACCCGTCCGCCGCTCACCACCCGGGCACCGGCGGTTTGACCCACATGATCCGTTCTTCGGGGTGGGCGCGCGCCGCCTCGTCACGGCCCGGATTGCGCTCGGCCCAGTCCTGCTTGCGCTCGAGCAGCTCCACCGTCGCGTCCCACGTGGCGCGCGAGCTCGGCGGGTGCACGCCGGCGGCCCGCGCGAAGCGGCGCAGCGTCGCCTCGTCCAGAGCGGCCAGCTCCCCGGCCGCGATGCGCCGGTCCCACGCGTACCGCGCGAGCGCGACGGCCTTCTCGTGCCGGCGGCGCCGGGCGAGCTCACTGTGCGCGAAGCCGTCCGGATCATCCACGCGTCCACACTATCCTCGACTGCCCGGCGATGTCGCTGATCACACCACTCACCTGGCCTTTGTCGGTACTTGTCGGTGGCGGGGCGCAGGGTGGAGCAAACTGATGTTCGCATCGCGCGCAACCCGCTCCGCGATACGCACCGACGGGCGGCCCGCCGGTACCGGCAGCTGCACCGCGCAATGTTCCACCGCTCACGGAAGAGGCCCCATGAACACCTGGTCCGACCAGCCCGTCTGCGCGTTCGATCTGGAGACCACGGGCCCCGATCCCCTGTCGGCGCGGATCGTGACGGCGTGTGTCGCCATGCTCTCGCCCGCGCCCCGCACAGGGCCCGCCGCGAGCGTCCCGGCCCCGGATTCGGTCCGGACGTGGCTGGTCGACCCGGGCATTCCGATCCCGGCGGGCGCCACCGCCGTCCACGGGGTCAGCACCGAGGCCGCCCGGGCCGGCGGGGCCGAATACCGTTCCGGCTACACCGAGATCCGCGACGTGCTGCAGCAGGCATGGGAGGCGGGCGCGGTGGTGGTGGCGTTCAACGCCAGCTTCGACCTCACCCTGATGGACGCCGAGGGTCGCCGCCAGGGGTTCCCGCCGCTCGCGCCCGCCCTGGTCGCGGATCCGTACGTGATCGACCGTGAGATGGACCGGTACCGCAAGGGCAAGCGGACCCTCGGCGACGTGTGCCGGCACTACGGGGTGCGGCTGGACAATTCGCACGAGGCCCGGGCGGACGCCGTCGCCGCCGCGCATCTGCTGACCGCGCTGGTGCACAAGTATCCGGACCTGCGCACCCTCGACATCGTCGCCGAGCAGACCCGCTGGCACGCCGAACGCCAGCGGAGCTTCGCCGAGTACCTGGTGCGCGTCGGCCGCGACGCCGCCGACGTCAACGGCGAGTGGCCGATCCGCCGCGCCGCCTGACGGCATCCGGCCCGCCCCGCCTGCCCGCCGCTACCCCAGCAGGTGCGTGTACCGCGGCGCGTGCTCGGGCACGATCAGCCCGCCCAGCAGCAGGCGCAGCTGGGCGGCGCAGTATTCGCCGAGAGTCCACCGGGGCGAGAAGTGCCAGCGCTTGAGCGCCCACGCGTGGGCGAGCATCATCGCGTCGAAGGTCACCAGGTCCACGTCGACGTCGGCGACGGCGCCGGCCCGAATCGCGTCGGCCAGCGCGCCGCGCAGCGGTGCCGCCGTGGAGATCTCGAGCTCCTTGATGCGGGCGCGCCCCGCGGGGGTGAGCGTGCGGCTCTCCCGGTAGGTGAGCACCACGGCGTCCAGGTTCTCGTCGACGATCTCCACATACCGGCGGAATCCGGCGGCGAACCGCTCCACCGGGTCGTCGCCGGCGCCGGCCATGGCGGGTTCGAGCATGTCCTGGAACGCGTCGAGGATGCCGACGATGGTGCCCAGCAGCACGTCCTCCTTGCCGCCGAAGTATTTGTAGATCAGCCCCACGCTGACCTGCGCTTCGTCGGCGAGCGCCTGCATGGACATCTGGTGGAACCCGGTGCGTTCCATCACCCGCACCGCGGCGTCGAGGATCTGCCGGCGCCGCGAGCTCACCCGCACGGCGCGCACCGCCTCATCGACGGCCGCCGGACCGGTCTCCGTCGTGCGTGCCATCGCCTCCGCGCCTCCTTCCACCGCTCACTGTGTTTCCGCCGCTCACCGCGTCGCTCCCGCCCCGCTATAGTCCCAGGTCCTTGGCGACGATCGTCTTCATGATCTCGGTGGTGCCACCGTAGATGGTCTGGATGCGGGCATCGACGAACGCCCGGGACACGGGGTATTCGCGCATGTACCCGTAGCCGCCGTGCAGTTGGAGGCAGCGGTCGGCGACGCGCACCTGCAGCTCGGTGGTCCACCATTTGAGCCGCGCCGCCCGCCCCGCGGTGAGCTCGCCGCGCACGTGGGCGGCGATGCAGTCGTCGAGGTAGGTGCGCGCCAGGTCCAGCTCGGTGGCCAGTTCGGCCAGCACGAACCGCGTGTTCTGGAACCGCGCGATCGGCGCGCCGAAGGCGGTGCGTTCCTGCACGTAGTCGAGGGTCTGCTGCAACACCCCCTCCGCGGCGGCCACCGCGCCGACGGACAGGGACAGCCTCTCCTGCGGCAGGTTGTGCACGAGCATCCCGAAGCCGTCGCCCTCGGCACCCAGACGGTTGGCCGCAGGCACCCGCATGTT is a window from the Tomitella gaofuii genome containing:
- a CDS encoding TetR/AcrR family transcriptional regulator, giving the protein MARTTETGPAAVDEAVRAVRVSSRRRQILDAAVRVMERTGFHQMSMQALADEAQVSVGLIYKYFGGKEDVLLGTIVGILDAFQDMLEPAMAGAGDDPVERFAAGFRRYVEIVDENLDAVVLTYRESRTLTPAGRARIKELEISTAAPLRGALADAIRAGAVADVDVDLVTFDAMMLAHAWALKRWHFSPRWTLGEYCAAQLRLLLGGLIVPEHAPRYTHLLG
- a CDS encoding exonuclease domain-containing protein — translated: MNTWSDQPVCAFDLETTGPDPLSARIVTACVAMLSPAPRTGPAASVPAPDSVRTWLVDPGIPIPAGATAVHGVSTEAARAGGAEYRSGYTEIRDVLQQAWEAGAVVVAFNASFDLTLMDAEGRRQGFPPLAPALVADPYVIDREMDRYRKGKRTLGDVCRHYGVRLDNSHEARADAVAAAHLLTALVHKYPDLRTLDIVAEQTRWHAERQRSFAEYLVRVGRDAADVNGEWPIRRAA
- a CDS encoding ribonuclease H family protein, which codes for MIMVSTDGSCLKNPGGAIGWAWVDHRGGAHSGGAAEGTNQIAELRAVLEAISAHPGDEPLMIESDSQYAIKCSTEWLPGWKRRGWKTAGGTPVKNVELVRAIDAAIAERPGPVRFRWVRGHVGNEFNEMADSLAGKAARAARDGKIVATPAPGADRFGDAAAAPEPESTETPEPETAETALPEPETTEAVAPARIDQPDQPALFAAPENEELTLF
- the ilvD gene encoding dihydroxy-acid dehydratase, producing MAEQNAAQESTPGATATHDVKPRSRDVTDGLEKTAARGMLRAVGMGDEDWGKSQVGVGSSWNEITPCNLSLDRLAQAVKDGVHAAGGYPLEFGTISVSDGISMGHEGMHFSLVSREVIADSVETVMNAERLDGSVLLAGCDKSLPGMLMAAARLDLANVFLYAGSTLPGVAKLSDGSEREVTIIDAFEAVGACSRGLMSRADVDTIERTFCPGEGACGGMYTANTMACVSEALGMSLPGSAAPPASDRRRDGYARRSGEAVVRLIADGITARDIMTKEAFENAIAVVMAYGGSTNAVLHLLAIANEAEVELTLDDFVRVGARVPHLADVKPFGKHVMLDVDREGGVPVLMKALLDAGLLHGDCLTVTGRTVAENLADINPPDPDGQVLRALDDPIHPSGGLTILKGTLAPGGAVVKSAGFDDSVIRGTARVFDRERAALDALEDGTIQAGDAVVIRYEGPKGGPGMREMLAITAAIKGAGLGKDVLLLTDGRFSGGTTGLCVGHVAPEAVDAGPIAFIRDGDRITLDVSGGTLDLEVDDAEMARRQEGWQPLPPRYTRGVLAKYAKLVQSASVGAVCG
- the trxA gene encoding thioredoxin — its product is MATQDLTADTFEQTITDNDIVFVDFWADWCGPCKQFAPTYQSVAEQNPDVVFGKVDTEAEQQLAAAAQISSIPMLMAFREGQLVFAQPGALPKQAFEQLVQQVKDLDMEQVRAQMAQEG
- a CDS encoding MFS transporter → MKRNSSRATTAPERTRVPLPLSTGLGTGSMLQPLNSSMIAVAVIAIAHDFGTFEGTAWVISGMYIATAVVSPAAGRLGALFGPRRMYLTGLAIIAASSVFGALAPSLTWLIVARALLGVGTATQYPTAMMIVRRVAAEKSAETRTALAVLTVCSQSMVALGPTLGGLLTTVFGWQAIMWVNLPMAALTGLWVLRVAPPDVPREHPGARAVLRRMDLPGTALFLVCITTTMVFLLSLAERPQWAFLPVALVSGGLLVWRELRAPEPFIDVRAMLRNRPLAMTLGRTTVTYTAFYLVYFGLPQWLQGGRGMDAGHAGLIMLPLALVSIASTVTATRVYTDHGPRPALLIGTVGLVVGGALLATVADSTVTIAAIIGIAMILGVPNSFNNIGNQNIVNAVTTTEEVGVALGMYRTLQYIAANIAAVIIEICMGGAIDDAGFHRVGLVMTGLGAALLVGVLCSRTLRGLRPRG
- a CDS encoding RDD family protein, which encodes MTTGPGDQRPEGDDGTRDPGGADGGQYGGGQYGAAPYGAPEYGSPDYGAQPYGSQPYGSPDYGSPSGYGNAYPPPPPAGGYQAYPTGANQMSGGGTPGGLAPRFGARIIDSLIIGIPMLIVQMIVGAAFGVGQALLDNTSPGIGYWVVSAIIAIVFAFAWTAYFVWFETTKGQTLGKQLLHLRVVGASGGNPTTQESLRRNGYVVLGSIGMIIGIIPIIGTIISWIIDIAMLVIVIIIAVTINSSPTKQGKHDEMAGGTRVVTTQ
- a CDS encoding gluconokinase, with protein sequence MTHGSRSGWSAPSSRGLGTLIVMGVSGSGKTTVAALLAEHLGRPMLEGDDLHSDDAVTKMGSGHALTDADRWPWLRRVRAWILASAADGAPGVVACSALRRTYRDLLRGADGGREPGPAPVLFVHLHVGRAELHRRLEAREGHYMKAPMLDSQLATLEPPTADEPAITVDAAGTPGRIVDEILRRLDAR
- a CDS encoding adenylate/guanylate cyclase domain-containing protein, with amino-acid sequence MPDPDEPAGSDSSRALSREAARARARAAESLAPPSVVDATRKAIEVSLLGGERKYDRYEVAELADVPVERCTELWTAMGFAIPSDPDAANYTDSDVAALRVLKRLTDSGVLRSDVIAPISRATGQAMSRLAEWQVSLVTEFVLHALMENRRYPGKWPGAPASDSARTPETDPGTEPFDEETVTSIVVQTADALLPMIRDLQDHVWRRHLAATSERILLRTREGDDSRPFAVGFADMVGYTHLTRRIDITDLAALLDEFESICARVIAEHHGRIIKNVGDEVMFTADDADTAALIGVALQDAIGEARTLPKIRVGMAYGDVLVRYGDAYGAVVNIAARLTGAARPGTVLVDESLAQQLTPPNGLSTRMIRPVKVHGYSRLRARQLRRKTRWVRSDGERSARGGRSDDDSDE